In Methanocalculus alkaliphilus, one DNA window encodes the following:
- a CDS encoding cofactor-independent phosphoglycerate mutase: protein MLPVDRYGKGRKYLLILGDGMADEPLQDLGGLTPLEYAETPNMDAIAREGRMGALRTVPHGYEPGSDIANLSVLGYDPVRHYTGRGPLEAASMGIPLAPDDIAYRCNLVTIRDGVMEDFSAGHISSEEGGALLEALRDSLPEIDLYPGVSYRNLLIAHRAEGAKTVPPHDIVGRDAASSLPKGPDAELLRRCIEVSKEVFTEHPVNLKRMERGLRPATSIWPWSGGKTPSFLPFYMKFGLKGGIISAVDLLFGIARLAEMEVIRVPGATGFLDTDYRAKIRYALDALKRLDFVYVHVEAPDEAGHLGSIEEKVRAIERLDDAIGIALDEFDGTIALLPDHPTPIRLRTHTADPVPFAILGKGKDRTERYSEKEAKKGSLGLMRGPDLLPLLFSRKTLDEDSDWLRF from the coding sequence ATGCTTCCGGTTGATCGGTACGGGAAGGGGAGAAAATATCTCCTCATCCTCGGGGATGGTATGGCGGATGAACCACTCCAGGATCTTGGTGGCCTGACACCACTTGAGTATGCAGAGACTCCCAACATGGATGCAATAGCGCGTGAGGGCCGGATGGGTGCTCTCCGCACCGTCCCGCATGGGTATGAGCCCGGGTCTGATATCGCCAACCTCTCGGTTCTCGGGTATGATCCGGTCAGGCACTATACCGGACGGGGTCCTCTTGAGGCTGCCTCGATGGGCATTCCACTTGCACCTGATGATATTGCATACCGATGTAATCTGGTGACGATCCGTGACGGGGTGATGGAGGACTTCTCAGCAGGTCATATCTCAAGTGAGGAGGGTGGTGCGCTCCTTGAAGCGCTCAGAGATTCGCTTCCTGAGATTGATCTCTATCCCGGGGTGAGTTACCGGAACCTGCTTATCGCTCATCGGGCTGAAGGAGCAAAGACCGTACCCCCCCACGACATTGTTGGCAGGGATGCGGCCTCTTCACTCCCGAAAGGACCAGATGCAGAGCTTTTACGGCGCTGCATTGAGGTTTCCAAGGAGGTATTTACAGAACATCCTGTGAATCTGAAGCGCATGGAACGTGGTCTTCGTCCTGCAACATCCATCTGGCCATGGAGCGGTGGGAAAACCCCTTCGTTTCTCCCATTTTATATGAAGTTCGGCCTGAAAGGAGGTATCATCTCCGCGGTTGATCTCCTCTTCGGTATCGCGCGTCTTGCTGAGATGGAGGTGATCAGGGTTCCGGGTGCGACAGGATTCCTTGATACAGATTATCGGGCGAAGATACGCTATGCCCTGGATGCGCTCAAGCGCCTCGATTTCGTCTATGTTCATGTCGAGGCCCCGGATGAAGCAGGACATCTCGGCAGTATTGAAGAGAAGGTCCGGGCTATTGAACGGCTTGATGATGCGATCGGGATCGCACTTGACGAGTTTGATGGAACTATTGCCCTTCTGCCCGATCATCCGACCCCGATTCGGCTCAGGACCCATACCGCAGATCCTGTGCCCTTTGCCATCCTTGGAAAAGGAAAGGACAGAACCGAGCGATACTCGGAGAAAGAGGCGAAGAAAGGCTCCCTTGGGCTGATGCGCGGACCGGATCTCCTCCCGCTTCTCTTCTCCCGCAAGACCCTTGATGAGGATTCGGACTGGCTGCGCTTCTGA
- a CDS encoding NAD-dependent epimerase/dehydratase family protein → MFSIVTGGAGFIGSHLVDLLLGRGDRVCVIDSLSNGNRDHLRAHLKQGAVELIEADLLSDGWQGACAGADRIFHLAADPDVRGSAETPWSVYENNVTATMKVLEAMREHGIPEISFTSTSTVYGEASVIPTPENYAPLIPISVYGASKLASEAMIASYCHTYGMRGSIFRFANIIGPRSNHGVIFDFIRKLRRDPTRLEILGDGTQTKSYLTVGACVEAMVYATEQGPDRYNCYNIGSTDWIDVVSIAEIVVDEMGLSDVAFSFTGGDRGWTGDVPKMLLSIEKIQSLGWRPPIGSAESVREAVRAGILEI, encoded by the coding sequence ATGTTCAGTATCGTAACCGGTGGTGCCGGATTCATCGGATCTCATCTCGTTGATCTCCTCCTTGGGCGGGGCGATCGCGTCTGTGTCATCGACTCTCTCTCCAATGGGAATCGGGATCATCTCCGTGCCCATCTCAAACAGGGTGCAGTGGAGCTGATAGAAGCCGACCTCCTCTCTGATGGATGGCAGGGGGCATGCGCAGGTGCCGATCGGATCTTCCACCTCGCCGCCGATCCCGATGTCCGGGGGAGCGCAGAGACGCCCTGGTCGGTCTATGAAAATAACGTCACGGCGACGATGAAGGTGCTTGAGGCGATGCGGGAGCATGGCATCCCTGAGATATCGTTCACCTCAACCTCGACGGTCTATGGCGAGGCCTCAGTCATCCCGACACCCGAGAACTATGCGCCCCTGATCCCGATATCGGTCTATGGTGCGAGCAAACTTGCATCAGAGGCGATGATAGCGTCATACTGCCATACCTATGGGATGCGGGGATCGATCTTCCGCTTCGCAAATATCATCGGTCCCAGGAGTAACCATGGGGTGATCTTCGACTTTATCAGGAAGCTCCGGCGGGATCCCACGCGCCTTGAGATCCTTGGTGATGGAACGCAGACCAAATCATATCTAACCGTCGGCGCCTGTGTGGAGGCGATGGTGTATGCAACTGAACAGGGTCCGGATCGCTACAACTGCTATAACATCGGATCGACCGACTGGATCGATGTCGTCAGTATCGCAGAGATCGTTGTTGATGAGATGGGACTTTCTGATGTTGCCTTCTCATTCACCGGTGGTGATCGGGGATGGACCGGGGATGTCCCAAAGATGCTCCTCTCGATTGAGAAAATCCAGAGCCTTGGGTGGAGACCCCCGATCGGATCTGCTGAGAGTGTCCGCGAGGCGGTCCGGGCGGGGATCCTGGAGATCTAA
- a CDS encoding DUF368 domain-containing protein has product MTSNTRDIVGIFLRGLLMGGSDIIPGVSGGTMAFITGIYGRLINAIAAVRPQSLLHILRGDIGSFKKDVLATDPLFLITLLAGIGTAALLMSRMILHILTGYPAEAFGLFLGLIVASSVLIAVQVKSRNTLAVLFVGGGFLIGYLIGDLPTGSFDHSLLMIFITGMVALCAMILPGISGAYLTLVLGQYEYLLQAIRDVSLPEIITFIAGGVVGILLFSRVLRYLLDRYTAAVLAFLTGLMLGSTRILIERIEEAGGFSPGAAAACVAGVLLIGMIEYLRKGKREHILKKRD; this is encoded by the coding sequence TTGACATCGAATACGAGAGATATTGTTGGGATCTTCCTCCGCGGCCTCCTGATGGGGGGATCAGATATCATACCCGGAGTATCAGGGGGGACAATGGCCTTCATCACCGGTATCTATGGCAGACTCATCAATGCAATCGCAGCTGTCCGCCCACAGTCACTCCTGCATATTCTGCGCGGTGATATCGGCTCATTCAAAAAAGATGTTCTTGCAACCGATCCGCTCTTCCTGATCACCCTGCTTGCAGGGATCGGGACCGCGGCACTCCTGATGTCACGGATGATCCTCCATATCCTCACAGGGTACCCGGCGGAGGCGTTCGGCCTCTTCCTCGGGCTGATCGTCGCATCATCAGTACTGATTGCGGTGCAGGTCAAATCAAGAAATACCCTCGCGGTACTCTTCGTCGGAGGAGGATTCCTTATCGGATACCTGATCGGGGATCTCCCAACCGGCTCATTTGATCACTCACTTCTGATGATCTTCATCACAGGTATGGTCGCCCTCTGTGCGATGATCCTTCCCGGCATCTCCGGCGCTTATCTCACCCTCGTCCTTGGCCAGTATGAGTATCTCCTTCAGGCGATCCGCGATGTCTCACTCCCTGAGATCATCACATTCATCGCGGGAGGGGTTGTTGGAATCCTCCTCTTCTCACGAGTACTCCGCTACCTCCTTGATCGCTATACTGCCGCAGTGCTCGCCTTTCTAACAGGCCTCATGCTCGGCTCGACCCGAATTCTCATTGAGCGGATAGAAGAAGCCGGAGGTTTTTCACCGGGTGCAGCCGCCGCCTGTGTCGCCGGAGTACTTCTCATTGGTATGATCGAATATCTGAGAAAGGGGAAGAGAGAGCATATTCTCAAAAAGAGAGATTAG